The Coffea arabica cultivar ET-39 chromosome 3c, Coffea Arabica ET-39 HiFi, whole genome shotgun sequence genome contains a region encoding:
- the LOC113734237 gene encoding cellulose synthase-like protein G1 isoform X1, which translates to MEDPLPLHSCHVQKSCMIINRSYIFVHGTALLALLYYRVSSLLEIILAESRELPYFVSYLLVFASELVLSFLWFLSISYRWRPVSRSVFPERLPEDQKLPAIDVFICTADPEKEPTVEVMNTVISAMALDYPPDKLHVYLSDDGGSPVTLGALREAWKFARFWLPFCTKYGIKTRCPEAYFSKDDDCDGSLSRSSSIEFIDDKKEIEKQYAVFKERVLRIQENTSTASKDHPPSIELIKDADDDRANQAEMPLLVYVSREKRPSHPHHFKAGALNVLLRVSSMLSNSPYILILDCDMYCNDSSSARQAMCFHLDKTISPKLAYVQFPQKFHNISSEDIYDSQLRLCFSHMWYGADGLKGPTFTGTCFYMKRMALYGTSQLQKDANLAQLQKVFGPSNDFIISIYQKNHTNGREFFITVLEEMDLLASCSYEKDTEWGEEACFRYLSVVEDFFTSFMLQCKGWTSVYINPPKPSFLGSATTNLSDYLVQHTRWYTGLVDIVLSKYSPLIYGAPRMSSVLQCMYISHIAYYFLNFFPLWCLAIIPQLCLLQGIPLYPEISNPFFLVFVFVFLSSNLKDIQEVLADGFSIRPWIYDQRMWMIRSVGCYIYSFLNAIQVKIGMRKASFKPTNKVADEGQFKRYLSGIYDFQASTMFIAPICTLVILNVTSLLLGAVKIVVTGNYDQMFIQAFISFFIVALQYPVIAAMFFRKDSGRISESSATLSALLAAIILFIGSLLFMY; encoded by the exons ATGGAGGatcctcttcctcttcataGTTGTCATGTCCAAAAGTCTTGCATGATCATTAATCGCTCCTATATTTTTGTCCATGGTACTGCTTTATTAGCGTTGTTATACTACAGAGTTTCATCCCTCCTGGAAATAATATTAGCTGAAAGCAGGGAACTGCCATACTTTGTCTCTTATCTTCTGGTCTTTGCTTCTGAGCTCGTACTAtcttttctttggtttctctCCATATCATATCGATGGAGGCCAGTTTCACGTAGCGTATTCCCAGAAAGACTACCGGAGGACCAAAAACTTCCAGCTATCGACGTGTTTATATGCACTGCAGATCCTGAAAAAGAGCCAACTGTGGAAGTGATGAATACGGTCATCTCAGCAATGGCACTGGATTATCCTCCAGACAAGCTTCATGTCTACCTTTCGGACGATGGGGGCTCTCCTGTGACTCTTGGTGCCTTGAGGGAAGCCTGGAAATTTGCACGCTTTTGGCTTCCATTCTGCACTAAATATGGGATCAAAACTAGGTGCCCTGAAGCTTATTTTTCAAAAGATGATGATTGTGATGGGAGCCTAAGCAGGAGCAGTAGTATTGAGTTCATAGATGACAAGAAAGAAATTGAG AAACAATATGCTGTGTTCAAGGAACGCGTGCTACGgattcaagaaaatacaagcACTGCCAGTAAGGATCACCCTCCTTCTATTGAG TTAATCAAAGATGCAGATGATGATAGGGCAAACCAAGCAGAAATGCCCCTTCTCGTTTATGTATCTCGAGAAAAGAGGCCTTCTCATCCTCACCATTTCAAAGCTGGAGCCCTCAACGTCCTT CTTCGAGTGTCTAGCATGCTAAGCAATTCGCCATACATACTAATCTTAGATTGCGACATGTACTGCAACGATTCAAGCTCAGCTCGACAAGCTATGTGCTTTCACCTTGATAAAACAATATCTCCCAAGCTAGCATATGTCCAGTTTCCTCAGAAATTTCATAATATCAGTTCTGAAGACATCTATGACAGTCAGCTTAGACTCTGCTTTTCG CATATGTGGTATGGAGCCGATGGGCTCAAGGGACCAACGTTCACTGGCACCTGCTTTTACATGAAAAGAATGGCGCTTTATGGAACTTCCCAACTTCAAAAGG ATGCTAATTTGGCCCAGCTTCAAAAAGTTTTTGGTCCATCAAATGATTTCATCATATCTATCTACCAGAAAAACCACACCAACGGAAGAGAGTTTTTTATTACAGTGCTCGAAGAGATGGATCTTTTAGCTTCTTGTTCCTATGAGAAAGACACGGAATGGGGAGAAGAGGCAT GCTTCAGGTACCTTTCTGTAGTGGAAGATTTCTTCACAAGCTTCATGTTACAATGCAAAGGTTGGACTAGTGTCTATATTAATCCACCAAAACCATCATTTTTGGGTTCAGCCACTACAAATCTAAGTGATTATTTGGTTCAGCACACGCGATGGTATACCGGTTTGGTTGACATAGTTCTCTCGAAATATTCTCCTCTGATTTATGGTGCACCAAGAATGTCCAGTGTTCTACAGTGTATGTATATCTCACACATTGCATATTACTTTTTGAACTTCTTCCCCTTGTGGTGTTTAGCAATCATTCCCCAGCTCTGTCTACTGCAAGGGATTCCTTTATATCCAGAG ATATCAAATccatttttccttgtttttgtatttgtattcCTCTCATCAAATCTCAAGGATATACAAGAAGTTCTAGCTGATGGATTTTCAATTCGACCGTGGATATACGATCAGAGGATGTGGATGATAAGGTCAGTAGGATGTTATATTTACAGCTTCTTAAATGCAATCCAAGTGAAAATTGGTATGAGAAAAGCAAGTTTCAAGCCTACCAACAAAGTAGCGGATGAAGGACAATTTAAGCGTTATCTGTCAGGCATATATGATTTTCAAGCATCGACCATGTTCATCGCTCCAATCTGCACTTTGGTCATTTTAAATGTGACTTCCCTACTTCTAGGAGCCGTCAAGATTGTTGTGACTGGAAACTACGATCAGATGTTTATTCAAGCTTTCATCTCATTTTTCATCGTAGCTCTGCAATACCCTGTGATTGCAGCAATGTTCTTCAGGAAGGACAGTGGTCGTATTTCTGAATCTTCTGCTACTCTATCAGCTCTGCTGGCTGCAATTATCTTGTTCATTGGATCTCTTTTATTCATGTACTAA
- the LOC113734237 gene encoding cellulose synthase-like protein G2 isoform X2, whose amino-acid sequence MEDPLPLHSCHVQKSCMIINRSYIFVHGTALLALLYYRVSSLLEIILAESRELPYFVSYLLVFASELVLSFLWFLSISYRWRPVSRSVFPERLPEDQKLPAIDVFICTADPEKEPTVEVMNTVISAMALDYPPDKLHVYLSDDGGSPVTLGALREAWKFARFWLPFCTKYGIKTRCPEAYFSKDDDCDGSLSRSSSIEFIDDKKEIEKQYAVFKERVLRIQENTSTASKDHPPSIELRVSSMLSNSPYILILDCDMYCNDSSSARQAMCFHLDKTISPKLAYVQFPQKFHNISSEDIYDSQLRLCFSHMWYGADGLKGPTFTGTCFYMKRMALYGTSQLQKDANLAQLQKVFGPSNDFIISIYQKNHTNGREFFITVLEEMDLLASCSYEKDTEWGEEACFRYLSVVEDFFTSFMLQCKGWTSVYINPPKPSFLGSATTNLSDYLVQHTRWYTGLVDIVLSKYSPLIYGAPRMSSVLQCMYISHIAYYFLNFFPLWCLAIIPQLCLLQGIPLYPEISNPFFLVFVFVFLSSNLKDIQEVLADGFSIRPWIYDQRMWMIRSVGCYIYSFLNAIQVKIGMRKASFKPTNKVADEGQFKRYLSGIYDFQASTMFIAPICTLVILNVTSLLLGAVKIVVTGNYDQMFIQAFISFFIVALQYPVIAAMFFRKDSGRISESSATLSALLAAIILFIGSLLFMY is encoded by the exons ATGGAGGatcctcttcctcttcataGTTGTCATGTCCAAAAGTCTTGCATGATCATTAATCGCTCCTATATTTTTGTCCATGGTACTGCTTTATTAGCGTTGTTATACTACAGAGTTTCATCCCTCCTGGAAATAATATTAGCTGAAAGCAGGGAACTGCCATACTTTGTCTCTTATCTTCTGGTCTTTGCTTCTGAGCTCGTACTAtcttttctttggtttctctCCATATCATATCGATGGAGGCCAGTTTCACGTAGCGTATTCCCAGAAAGACTACCGGAGGACCAAAAACTTCCAGCTATCGACGTGTTTATATGCACTGCAGATCCTGAAAAAGAGCCAACTGTGGAAGTGATGAATACGGTCATCTCAGCAATGGCACTGGATTATCCTCCAGACAAGCTTCATGTCTACCTTTCGGACGATGGGGGCTCTCCTGTGACTCTTGGTGCCTTGAGGGAAGCCTGGAAATTTGCACGCTTTTGGCTTCCATTCTGCACTAAATATGGGATCAAAACTAGGTGCCCTGAAGCTTATTTTTCAAAAGATGATGATTGTGATGGGAGCCTAAGCAGGAGCAGTAGTATTGAGTTCATAGATGACAAGAAAGAAATTGAG AAACAATATGCTGTGTTCAAGGAACGCGTGCTACGgattcaagaaaatacaagcACTGCCAGTAAGGATCACCCTCCTTCTATTGAG CTTCGAGTGTCTAGCATGCTAAGCAATTCGCCATACATACTAATCTTAGATTGCGACATGTACTGCAACGATTCAAGCTCAGCTCGACAAGCTATGTGCTTTCACCTTGATAAAACAATATCTCCCAAGCTAGCATATGTCCAGTTTCCTCAGAAATTTCATAATATCAGTTCTGAAGACATCTATGACAGTCAGCTTAGACTCTGCTTTTCG CATATGTGGTATGGAGCCGATGGGCTCAAGGGACCAACGTTCACTGGCACCTGCTTTTACATGAAAAGAATGGCGCTTTATGGAACTTCCCAACTTCAAAAGG ATGCTAATTTGGCCCAGCTTCAAAAAGTTTTTGGTCCATCAAATGATTTCATCATATCTATCTACCAGAAAAACCACACCAACGGAAGAGAGTTTTTTATTACAGTGCTCGAAGAGATGGATCTTTTAGCTTCTTGTTCCTATGAGAAAGACACGGAATGGGGAGAAGAGGCAT GCTTCAGGTACCTTTCTGTAGTGGAAGATTTCTTCACAAGCTTCATGTTACAATGCAAAGGTTGGACTAGTGTCTATATTAATCCACCAAAACCATCATTTTTGGGTTCAGCCACTACAAATCTAAGTGATTATTTGGTTCAGCACACGCGATGGTATACCGGTTTGGTTGACATAGTTCTCTCGAAATATTCTCCTCTGATTTATGGTGCACCAAGAATGTCCAGTGTTCTACAGTGTATGTATATCTCACACATTGCATATTACTTTTTGAACTTCTTCCCCTTGTGGTGTTTAGCAATCATTCCCCAGCTCTGTCTACTGCAAGGGATTCCTTTATATCCAGAG ATATCAAATccatttttccttgtttttgtatttgtattcCTCTCATCAAATCTCAAGGATATACAAGAAGTTCTAGCTGATGGATTTTCAATTCGACCGTGGATATACGATCAGAGGATGTGGATGATAAGGTCAGTAGGATGTTATATTTACAGCTTCTTAAATGCAATCCAAGTGAAAATTGGTATGAGAAAAGCAAGTTTCAAGCCTACCAACAAAGTAGCGGATGAAGGACAATTTAAGCGTTATCTGTCAGGCATATATGATTTTCAAGCATCGACCATGTTCATCGCTCCAATCTGCACTTTGGTCATTTTAAATGTGACTTCCCTACTTCTAGGAGCCGTCAAGATTGTTGTGACTGGAAACTACGATCAGATGTTTATTCAAGCTTTCATCTCATTTTTCATCGTAGCTCTGCAATACCCTGTGATTGCAGCAATGTTCTTCAGGAAGGACAGTGGTCGTATTTCTGAATCTTCTGCTACTCTATCAGCTCTGCTGGCTGCAATTATCTTGTTCATTGGATCTCTTTTATTCATGTACTAA
- the LOC113734239 gene encoding cellulose synthase-like protein G2 has product MEAFPLHQIAVDKLSVYINRSHTFIHSTVLICMIVYRVSSFLFNKDSQAIPLIPWLLIFSSELLLGFIWLMKSAYNWRPISRSVFLERLPPDDDLPPIDVFICTADPVREPPLKVMNTVLSSMALDYPPGKLSVYLSDDAGSSLTLYAIHEAWDFGRLWVPFCRKYAIKNGCPEAYFSTTIDDHGNKIGFQEEQKNIEVEYEKFKESLRIAGESIGAKSSQDHPAMIEIIGSKDPVIADSDDAKMPRVVYVSREKRPSHPHNFKAGSLNVLLRVSGIISNSPYILVLDCDMYCNDSTSARQAMCFHLDQKMCSSLAFVQFPQKFGNISKNDIYDAALRYIFVVMWPGMDGLRGPILSGTCFYIKREALYGRSREKDVDLVQLKQSFGPSNEFLRSLKTKRTSHSDNKVVDDQDSGTALLQETRFVGSPTYETNTAWGKEIGFLYDSVVEDYFTGFILHCRGWSSVFCNPQRPAFLGSSPTNLSDTLIQGTRWNTGLLEVFLSRFCPIIYGLGRVPLLDCMCYAYFSAQPLYCFPVWCLAIVPQLCLLNGIPVYPRVSSPWFIPYSVAFLSTLGIHLWDVLRTGGTTRIWWNEWRVWMIKSVTAYFYGSLDALLKLFGVKEASFVPTNKVADGEQVKRYQLGIYDFQASTMLLAPLVTLVILNMVSFIWGIGKSTLAGGWGELFGQIFLSFFILIVNYPIIEGMMLRKDKGRIPPSATLFSLACSFLILLFGYTAFFYRS; this is encoded by the exons ATGGAAGCTTTTCCTCTTCATCAAATCGCAGTCGACAAATTGTCAGTCTACATCAATAGATCACACACTTTTATCCACTCCACGGTGTTAATATGCATGATTGTCTACAGGGTTTCTTCATTTCTCTTCAACAAAGATTCCCAAGCAATCCCTTTAATTCCTTGGCTGTTAATCTTTTCTTCTGAGCTTCTCCTTGGCTTCATTTGGCTCATGAAATCTGCCTATAACTGGAGGCCTATCTCTCGTTCTGTCTTTCTTGAAAGATTGCCACCTGATGATGATCTTCCTCCAATTGACGTTTTCATATGCACTGCTGATCCCGTCAGAGAGCCACCCTTGAAAGTTATGAACACTGTTTTATCCTCCATGGCTCTCGATTATCCACCTGGGAAGCTCTCTGTTTATCTTTCTGATGATGCTGGCTCGTCTTTGACCCTTTATGCTATTCATGAAGCCTGGGACTTTGGAAGGTTATGGGTTCCATTTTGCAGGAAATATGCGATCAAGAATGGATGTCCTGAGGCCTATTTTTCGACAACTATTGATGATCATGGTAACAAAATTGGGTTCcaagaagaacagaaaaatattgag GTGGAGTATGAGAAGTTCAAGGAGAGCTTGAGGATAGCTGGAGAAAGTATAGGGGCTAAAAGTAGTCAAGATCACCCCGCCATGATTGAG ATAATAGGCTCCAAAGATCCAGTAATAGCAGATTCCGATGATGCCAAGATGCCCCGGGTGGTTTATGTTTCTAGAGAGAAAAGACCATCTCATCCCCATAATTTCAAGGCTGGATCCCTGAATGTTCTT CTTCGGGTGTCTGGCATCATAAGCAACAGCCCTTACATATTGGTATTGGACTGTGACATGTACTGTAATGATTCAACATCGGCCCGTCAAGCAATGTGCTTCCATCTGGACCAGAAAATGTGTTCTTCCCTTGCTTTTGTCCAATTTCCACAGAAATTCGGTAACATTAGCAAGAATGACATATATGATGCTGCTCTGAGATATATATTTGTG GTCATGTGGCCTGGTATGGATGGGCTTAGGGGACCAATATTGTCTGGTACATGCTTTTACATCAAAAGAGAAGCACTATATGGGCGTAGCAGAGAAAAAG ATGTGGATCTCGTTCAGCTCAAGCAATCCTTTGGCCCCTCCAATGAATTCCTAAGATCACTTAAAACTAAAAGAACGAGCCACAGCGATAACAAGGTCGTCGATGATCAGGACTCTGGAACTGCACTGCttcaagaaacaagatttgTAGGCTCCCCAACTTATGAGACAAACACAGCCTGGGGTAAAGAG ATAGGTTTCTTGTACGATTCTGTGGTGGAAGATTACTTCACAGGATTCATTTTGCACTGCAGAGGATGGAGTTCTGTCTTCTGCAATCCCCAAAGGCCAGCATTTTTGGGCAGCTCTCCCACTAATTTGAGTGACACATTAATTCAGGGCACGAGATGGAATACCGGATTGCTTGAGGTTTTCCTTTCAAGGTTCTGTCCTATTATTTACGGGTTAGGAAGAGTCCCTCTTCTCGATTGCATGTGTTATGCCTACTTCTCTGCTCAGCCTCTGTACTGCTTCCCGGTTTGGTGTTTGGCTATTGTGCCTCAGTTGTGTCTGTTAAATGGCATCCCAGTGTATCCCAGG GTATCAAGTCCTTGGTTTATCCCGTATTCAGTTGCTTTCTTATCAACTCTTGGCATCCATCTGTGGGATGTTCTCAGAACAGGAGGAACAACAAGGATTTGGTGGAATGAATGGCGTGTATGGATGATAAAATCAGTTACAGCATATTTCTATGGAAGCTTGGATGCTTTATTGAAGTTATTTGGTGTCAAAGAAGCCAGTTTTGTGCCCACAAATAAAGTTGCTGATGGTGAACAAGTCAAGAGATATCAATTGGGCATATATGATTTCCAAGCATCAACAATGCTACTTGCACCACTGGTCACACTGGTCATATTGAACATGGTGTCCTTCATCTGGGGAATTGGAAAATCGACCCTTGCTGGTGGATGGGGAGAGTTGTTTGGGCAAATcttcctttcatttttcatcttgatTGTGAACTATCCCATAATTGAAGGAATGATGTTGAGGAAGGACAAGGGACGTATTCCACCATCTGCGACTTTGTTCTCTTTGGCGTGCTCGTTCCTAATCTTGCTTTTCGGCTATACTGCTTTCTTTTACAGGAGCTGA
- the LOC113733766 gene encoding transcriptional regulator SUPERMAN, whose translation MERNSARGNSGGRSMKEMNNNNSHKKNAGCYKVKNPPWDFLNDCNGTEEADLLGLFSWPPRSYSCSFCKREFRSAQALGGHMNVHRRDRARLRQSPPRDGQYSLLNLNLEPNPNFSTFNTNPSPSARCPLMPSTFPSPIPPPVSTISTTPPATVTGMRIWGDKDGGGVHQLSHSYPKDQDLMKSKATKRLLELHEKEGSLLKRGDIVKLELEIGLVGEAKQDLDLELRLGYT comes from the coding sequence ATGGAGAGAAACAGTGCTCGGGGAAATAGTGGTGGAAGAAGCATGAAAGAGATGAACAACAACAATAGCCACAAGAAGAACGCAGGATGCTATAAGGTTAAGAATCCTCCAtgggattttctcaatgattGCAATGGCACTGAAGAAGCAGATTTACTTGGTTTATTTTCGTGGCCTCCAAGATCTTACTCATGTAGCTTTTGCAAAAGGGAGTTCAGATCCGCTCAAGCTTTAGGAGGTCACATGAATGTTCATAGGAGGGATAGAGCTAGATTGAGACAATCTCCACCAAGGGATGGTCAGTATTCCCTCCTAAATCTCAACCTTGAACCAAACCCTAACTTCAGTACTTTCAATACTAACCCTAGTCCTTCAGCAAGATGTCCTTTGATGCCTTCCACGTTTCCTTCTCCAATTCCTCCCCCAGTTTCCACTATTTCCACAACTCCACCAGCAACTGTCACTGGAATGAGAATATGGGGTGATAAAGATGGCGGTGGTGTTCATCAACTGAGCCATTCATATCCTAAAGATCAAGACTTAATGAAGAGTAAAGCTACAAAAAGACTTCTTGAGCTGCATGAGAAAGAAGGTTCACTTTTGAAGAGGGGAGATATTGTTAAGCTGGAATTGGAAATTGGCTTAGTTGGTGAAGCAAAGCaggatttggatttggaactTCGACTGGGATACACTTGA